Proteins co-encoded in one Ziziphus jujuba cultivar Dongzao chromosome 9, ASM3175591v1 genomic window:
- the LOC107426768 gene encoding peptide methionine sulfoxide reductase B5 has translation MGSSHILRASPLASSKTKIFNTTTITKPTTLSKLLSPQGTIVPTSLFNSIHFTATSQKPTTSAPFAVGFGGSFRQSKRTFRGGVVVAMAASGSVQKSEEEWRAILSPEQFRILRQKGTEYPGTGQYDKFFEEGVYKCAGCGTPLYRSTTKFNSGCGWPAFYEGLPGAINRNPDPDGMRVEITCAACGGHLGHVFKGEGFPTPTDERHCVNSVSLKFVAVNS, from the exons ATGGGCTCGTCGCATATTCTGAGAGCCTCACCGCTGGCTTCGTCCAAAACCAAAATCTTCAACACCACGACCATTACCAAACCCACCACTCTCTCGAAGCTTCTCTCACCGCAAGGCACCATTGTGCCCACGTCTCTCTTCAACAGCATCCATTTCACAGCCACTTCACAAAAACCTACCACCAGCGCGCCATTTGCGGTTGGGTTTGGCGGGTCTTTTCGTCAGAGTAAGCGTACCTTTCGTGGTGGGGTTGTTGTAGCCATGGCGGCATCTGGGTCGGTCCAGAAATCGGAGGAAGAGTGGCGGGCCATCCTCTCCCCTGAGCAGTTTCGGATTCTGAGGCAAAAAGGAACTGA ATACCCTGGCACAGGTCAATATGACAAGTTCTTTGAAGAGGGTGTCTATAAATGTGCTGGTTGTGGTACTCCTCTCTACAGGTCGACAACCAAATTTAATTCTGGTTGTGGCTGGCCAGCTTTCTATGAAGGTCTTCCCGGGGCCATAAATCGTAAT CCTGACCCAGATGGAATGAGGGTTGAAATCACCTGTGCTGCTTGTGGTGGTCATCTGGGTCATGTTTTTAAAGGAGAAGGCTTCCCAACACCCACAGATGAACGCCATTGTGTCAATAGCGTTTCACTCAAGTTTGTTGCTGTAAATTCTTAG
- the LOC107426766 gene encoding K(+) efflux antiporter 3, chloroplastic isoform X1 translates to MGCSCFMSSCIMLDSAIYFRSSKGCKFVKHKGPFLACSPAISQVCRYPVNLTLSGNLQVQCLSCAISYKTSHNSFVSRCVFERNSLLTSSLYGWRGFSITNHRSARLASSKIHATLDVAPAVDVINDLGLDTLTLLGVTVLVVPAFKIIKASPILGFFFAGIVLNQFGLIRNLTDVKILSEWGILFLLFEMGLELSFARLKALAKFAFGMGLTQVILSTLAFTAFELPPNGAIGTRILTFLFHSRPDLVNIRSIDEAIVIGAALSLSSSAFVLQLLAEKGELPTRFGSATLGILLLQDIAVVPLLVILPVLESQNLGEESIWPMLAQESLKALGGLGLLSLGGKFLLRRVFEVVAEARSSEAFVALCLLTVAGTSLLTQKLGFSDTLGAFLAGALLAETNFRTQIEADIRPFRGLLLGLFFVTTGTSIDMQLLFREWPNVLSLLAGLIVIKTLIITAIGPRVGLSIQESVRIGLLLSQGGEFGFVVFSLANSLGVLPLELNKLLIIVVVLSMVLTPFLNEAGRRAAEIIDQNFDVEDRADEMVNFEASEPVVILGFGQMGQVLANLLSTPLASGVDGDALGLPYVAFDLDPSVVKGSRKLGFPVLYGDGSRPAVLQSAGISSPKAVMVMYTGKKRTIEAVQRLRLAFPAIPIYARAQDLMHLLDLKKAGATDAILETAETSLQLGSKLLKGLGVMSDDVTFLSRLVRDSMELQAQEVLSKSGDQETDIMKPLQCLFVKLRVADFVGGPESISSTSSANNESSGANRTDENQTEFSNVMRSPDVNQAKKSSELQQSENSEYDGVLYCKLDKGNGVSDNSRDAEVEKIMIDTSIPYAKTEE, encoded by the exons ATGGGGTGTTCTTGTTTCATGAGTTCTTGCATTATGTTGGATTCGGCAATTTATTTCCGAAGCTCTAAG GGATGTAAATTTGTCAAACACAAGGGCCCATTTTTGGCTTGCTCTCCTGCTATTTCACAAGTGTGTAGATATCCTGTTAATCTTACATTGTCTGGTAACCTGCAAGTGCAGTGTTTATCATGTGCCATTAGTTACAAGACAAGCCACAACTCTTTTGTTTCAAGATGTGTCTTTGAGAGAAACTCTTTGTTAACCTCCTCACTTTATGGTTGGAGAGGATTCTCCATCACTAATCATAGATCAGCCCGTTTGGCAAGCTCGAAAATACATGCTACACTTGATGTTGCCCCTGCTGTTGATGTCATCAATGATCTAGGACTGGATACTTTGACATTATTAGGTGTGACTGTCTTGGTTGTTCCTGCATTCAAGATCATTAAAGCTAGCCCT ATACTTGGTTTCTTCTTTGCTGGGATTGTGCTCAATCAATTTGGCTTGATTAGAAATCTTACAGATGTCAAAATTCTGTCTGAGTGGGGGATCCTTTTCTTG CTGTTTGAGATGGGTCTGGAGCTCTCATTTGCACGTCTAAAAGCTCTTGCAAAGTTTGCCTTTGGCATGGGATTGACTCAG GTCATCTTATCTACCCTTGCTTTCACAGCATTTGAACTTCCTCCTAATGGGGCTATTGGGACAAGAATTTTAACGTTCCTATTCCACTCAAGGCCCGATTTG GTCAACATCAGAAGCATTGATGAGGCTATTGTGATTGGTGCTGCTCTTTCTCTGTCTTCTTCAGCTTTTGTTCTACAG CTACTTGCAGAGAAAGGTGAGCTCCCAACAAGATTTGGCTCAGCAACTTTGGGGATTCTTCTCTTGCAG GACATAGCTGTTGTCCCTCTCTTGGTCATACTTCCAGTGCTAGAGAGCCAG AATCTAGGAGAGGAGAGTATTTGGCCAATGCTTGCTCAAGAAAGTTTGAAAGCTTTAGGAGGACTGGGTTTGCTTTCTCTTGGAGGAAAATTCCTTCTTAGGCGAGTTTTTGAG GTTGTTGCAGAAGCAAGGAGCTCTGAGGCTTTTGTTGCTCTCTGCTTATTAACAGTTGCTGGGACTTCACTTCTCACCCAGAAGTTGGGTTTTAGTGATACG CTTGGTGCATTTTTGGCTGGAGCATTGTTAGCCGAAACAAATTTTCGGACTCAGATTGAAGCTGATATAAGGCCGTTCAGAGGCTTGCTTCTTGGGTTATTTTTTGTTACCACAGGAACATCCATTGACATGCAG CTCCTTTTCCGAGAGTGGCCGAATGTACTTTCCCTCTTGGCAGGTCTGATTGTCATCAAGACATTGATCATAACAGCAATAGGTCCTCGTGTAGGACTTAGTATACAAGAAAGTGTAAGAATAGGATTGCTTCTATCTCAAGGAGGAGAATTTGGGTTTGTAGttttttctctagcaaacaG CCTTGGTGTGCTACCACTTGAGCTGAACAAGTTGCTCATCATTGTTGTTGTCTTGTCAATGGTATTAACGCCATTTCTTAATGAAGCTGGAAGACGGGCTGCTGAAATTATTGATCAGAACTTTGATGTGGAAGAT AGAGCTGATGAAATGGTGAACTTCGAGGCAAGTGAACCAGTTGTTATCCTTGGATTTGGACAAATGGGTCag GTTCTTGCCAATTTGTTGTCCACTCCATTGGCTTCTGGAGTAGATGGCGATGCTCTGGGATTGCCATATGTCGCTTTTGATCTAGATCCCTCTGTAGTGAAG GGATCCAGAAAACTTGGTTTTCCAGTTCTTTATGGGGATGGGTCACGTCCAGCTGTTTTGCAATCAGCTGGTATCTCTTCTCCAAAAGCTGTGATGGTCATGTATACTGGGAAGAAGAGGACAATTGAAGCTGTTCAAAGGCTTCGGCTTGCTTTTCCGGCA ATCCCAATTTATGCCAGAGCTCAGGACCTCATGCACCTCTTAGATCTGAAGAAAGCAGGTGCTACAGACGCTATTTTGGAAACTGCTGAG ACAAGTTTGCAGCTGGGCTCTAAGCTTTTGAAAGGGCTTGGTGTCATGTCTGACGATGTGACCTTTCTTAGTCGGCTTGTTCGTGACTCCATGGAATTACAAGCTCAAGAAGTTCTAAGCAAAAGTGGTGATCAAGAAACTGATATTATGAAGCCGCTGCAG TGTTTGTTTGTCAAGTTGAGAGTTGCTGATTTTGTTGGTGGCCCGGAATCCATTTCATCAACTTCATCAGCAAACAACGAGTCATCAGGGGCAAACCGGACAGATGAAAACCAGACAGAATTTTCTAATGTCATGAGATCTCCAGATGTAAATCAAGCAAAAAAATCATCTGAGCTTCAACAGTCTGAAAATTCTGAATATGATGGTGTTCTGTATTGCAAACTGGATAAAGGAAATGGCGTCTCTGACAACTCTAGAGATGCCGAGGTGGAGAAGATCATGATAGACACATCTATCCCTTATGCAAAAACCGAAGAATAG
- the LOC107426766 gene encoding K(+) efflux antiporter 3, chloroplastic isoform X3, translated as MNGCKFVKHKGPFLACSPAISQVCRYPVNLTLSGNLQVQCLSCAISYKTSHNSFVSRCVFERNSLLTSSLYGWRGFSITNHRSARLASSKIHATLDVAPAVDVINDLGLDTLTLLGVTVLVVPAFKIIKASPILGFFFAGIVLNQFGLIRNLTDVKILSEWGILFLLFEMGLELSFARLKALAKFAFGMGLTQVILSTLAFTAFELPPNGAIGTRILTFLFHSRPDLVNIRSIDEAIVIGAALSLSSSAFVLQLLAEKGELPTRFGSATLGILLLQDIAVVPLLVILPVLESQNLGEESIWPMLAQESLKALGGLGLLSLGGKFLLRRVFEVVAEARSSEAFVALCLLTVAGTSLLTQKLGFSDTLGAFLAGALLAETNFRTQIEADIRPFRGLLLGLFFVTTGTSIDMQLLFREWPNVLSLLAGLIVIKTLIITAIGPRVGLSIQESVRIGLLLSQGGEFGFVVFSLANSLGVLPLELNKLLIIVVVLSMVLTPFLNEAGRRAAEIIDQNFDVEDRADEMVNFEASEPVVILGFGQMGQVLANLLSTPLASGVDGDALGLPYVAFDLDPSVVKGSRKLGFPVLYGDGSRPAVLQSAGISSPKAVMVMYTGKKRTIEAVQRLRLAFPAIPIYARAQDLMHLLDLKKAGATDAILETAETSLQLGSKLLKGLGVMSDDVTFLSRLVRDSMELQAQEVLSKSGDQETDIMKPLQCLFVKLRVADFVGGPESISSTSSANNESSGANRTDENQTEFSNVMRSPDVNQAKKSSELQQSENSEYDGVLYCKLDKGNGVSDNSRDAEVEKIMIDTSIPYAKTEE; from the exons ATGAAT GGATGTAAATTTGTCAAACACAAGGGCCCATTTTTGGCTTGCTCTCCTGCTATTTCACAAGTGTGTAGATATCCTGTTAATCTTACATTGTCTGGTAACCTGCAAGTGCAGTGTTTATCATGTGCCATTAGTTACAAGACAAGCCACAACTCTTTTGTTTCAAGATGTGTCTTTGAGAGAAACTCTTTGTTAACCTCCTCACTTTATGGTTGGAGAGGATTCTCCATCACTAATCATAGATCAGCCCGTTTGGCAAGCTCGAAAATACATGCTACACTTGATGTTGCCCCTGCTGTTGATGTCATCAATGATCTAGGACTGGATACTTTGACATTATTAGGTGTGACTGTCTTGGTTGTTCCTGCATTCAAGATCATTAAAGCTAGCCCT ATACTTGGTTTCTTCTTTGCTGGGATTGTGCTCAATCAATTTGGCTTGATTAGAAATCTTACAGATGTCAAAATTCTGTCTGAGTGGGGGATCCTTTTCTTG CTGTTTGAGATGGGTCTGGAGCTCTCATTTGCACGTCTAAAAGCTCTTGCAAAGTTTGCCTTTGGCATGGGATTGACTCAG GTCATCTTATCTACCCTTGCTTTCACAGCATTTGAACTTCCTCCTAATGGGGCTATTGGGACAAGAATTTTAACGTTCCTATTCCACTCAAGGCCCGATTTG GTCAACATCAGAAGCATTGATGAGGCTATTGTGATTGGTGCTGCTCTTTCTCTGTCTTCTTCAGCTTTTGTTCTACAG CTACTTGCAGAGAAAGGTGAGCTCCCAACAAGATTTGGCTCAGCAACTTTGGGGATTCTTCTCTTGCAG GACATAGCTGTTGTCCCTCTCTTGGTCATACTTCCAGTGCTAGAGAGCCAG AATCTAGGAGAGGAGAGTATTTGGCCAATGCTTGCTCAAGAAAGTTTGAAAGCTTTAGGAGGACTGGGTTTGCTTTCTCTTGGAGGAAAATTCCTTCTTAGGCGAGTTTTTGAG GTTGTTGCAGAAGCAAGGAGCTCTGAGGCTTTTGTTGCTCTCTGCTTATTAACAGTTGCTGGGACTTCACTTCTCACCCAGAAGTTGGGTTTTAGTGATACG CTTGGTGCATTTTTGGCTGGAGCATTGTTAGCCGAAACAAATTTTCGGACTCAGATTGAAGCTGATATAAGGCCGTTCAGAGGCTTGCTTCTTGGGTTATTTTTTGTTACCACAGGAACATCCATTGACATGCAG CTCCTTTTCCGAGAGTGGCCGAATGTACTTTCCCTCTTGGCAGGTCTGATTGTCATCAAGACATTGATCATAACAGCAATAGGTCCTCGTGTAGGACTTAGTATACAAGAAAGTGTAAGAATAGGATTGCTTCTATCTCAAGGAGGAGAATTTGGGTTTGTAGttttttctctagcaaacaG CCTTGGTGTGCTACCACTTGAGCTGAACAAGTTGCTCATCATTGTTGTTGTCTTGTCAATGGTATTAACGCCATTTCTTAATGAAGCTGGAAGACGGGCTGCTGAAATTATTGATCAGAACTTTGATGTGGAAGAT AGAGCTGATGAAATGGTGAACTTCGAGGCAAGTGAACCAGTTGTTATCCTTGGATTTGGACAAATGGGTCag GTTCTTGCCAATTTGTTGTCCACTCCATTGGCTTCTGGAGTAGATGGCGATGCTCTGGGATTGCCATATGTCGCTTTTGATCTAGATCCCTCTGTAGTGAAG GGATCCAGAAAACTTGGTTTTCCAGTTCTTTATGGGGATGGGTCACGTCCAGCTGTTTTGCAATCAGCTGGTATCTCTTCTCCAAAAGCTGTGATGGTCATGTATACTGGGAAGAAGAGGACAATTGAAGCTGTTCAAAGGCTTCGGCTTGCTTTTCCGGCA ATCCCAATTTATGCCAGAGCTCAGGACCTCATGCACCTCTTAGATCTGAAGAAAGCAGGTGCTACAGACGCTATTTTGGAAACTGCTGAG ACAAGTTTGCAGCTGGGCTCTAAGCTTTTGAAAGGGCTTGGTGTCATGTCTGACGATGTGACCTTTCTTAGTCGGCTTGTTCGTGACTCCATGGAATTACAAGCTCAAGAAGTTCTAAGCAAAAGTGGTGATCAAGAAACTGATATTATGAAGCCGCTGCAG TGTTTGTTTGTCAAGTTGAGAGTTGCTGATTTTGTTGGTGGCCCGGAATCCATTTCATCAACTTCATCAGCAAACAACGAGTCATCAGGGGCAAACCGGACAGATGAAAACCAGACAGAATTTTCTAATGTCATGAGATCTCCAGATGTAAATCAAGCAAAAAAATCATCTGAGCTTCAACAGTCTGAAAATTCTGAATATGATGGTGTTCTGTATTGCAAACTGGATAAAGGAAATGGCGTCTCTGACAACTCTAGAGATGCCGAGGTGGAGAAGATCATGATAGACACATCTATCCCTTATGCAAAAACCGAAGAATAG
- the LOC107426766 gene encoding K(+) efflux antiporter 3, chloroplastic isoform X4 → MGCSCFMSSCIMLDSAIYFRSSKILGFFFAGIVLNQFGLIRNLTDVKILSEWGILFLLFEMGLELSFARLKALAKFAFGMGLTQVILSTLAFTAFELPPNGAIGTRILTFLFHSRPDLVNIRSIDEAIVIGAALSLSSSAFVLQLLAEKGELPTRFGSATLGILLLQDIAVVPLLVILPVLESQNLGEESIWPMLAQESLKALGGLGLLSLGGKFLLRRVFEVVAEARSSEAFVALCLLTVAGTSLLTQKLGFSDTLGAFLAGALLAETNFRTQIEADIRPFRGLLLGLFFVTTGTSIDMQLLFREWPNVLSLLAGLIVIKTLIITAIGPRVGLSIQESVRIGLLLSQGGEFGFVVFSLANSLGVLPLELNKLLIIVVVLSMVLTPFLNEAGRRAAEIIDQNFDVEDRADEMVNFEASEPVVILGFGQMGQVLANLLSTPLASGVDGDALGLPYVAFDLDPSVVKGSRKLGFPVLYGDGSRPAVLQSAGISSPKAVMVMYTGKKRTIEAVQRLRLAFPAIPIYARAQDLMHLLDLKKAGATDAILETAETSLQLGSKLLKGLGVMSDDVTFLSRLVRDSMELQAQEVLSKSGDQETDIMKPLQCLFVKLRVADFVGGPESISSTSSANNESSGANRTDENQTEFSNVMRSPDVNQAKKSSELQQSENSEYDGVLYCKLDKGNGVSDNSRDAEVEKIMIDTSIPYAKTEE, encoded by the exons ATGGGGTGTTCTTGTTTCATGAGTTCTTGCATTATGTTGGATTCGGCAATTTATTTCCGAAGCTCTAAG ATACTTGGTTTCTTCTTTGCTGGGATTGTGCTCAATCAATTTGGCTTGATTAGAAATCTTACAGATGTCAAAATTCTGTCTGAGTGGGGGATCCTTTTCTTG CTGTTTGAGATGGGTCTGGAGCTCTCATTTGCACGTCTAAAAGCTCTTGCAAAGTTTGCCTTTGGCATGGGATTGACTCAG GTCATCTTATCTACCCTTGCTTTCACAGCATTTGAACTTCCTCCTAATGGGGCTATTGGGACAAGAATTTTAACGTTCCTATTCCACTCAAGGCCCGATTTG GTCAACATCAGAAGCATTGATGAGGCTATTGTGATTGGTGCTGCTCTTTCTCTGTCTTCTTCAGCTTTTGTTCTACAG CTACTTGCAGAGAAAGGTGAGCTCCCAACAAGATTTGGCTCAGCAACTTTGGGGATTCTTCTCTTGCAG GACATAGCTGTTGTCCCTCTCTTGGTCATACTTCCAGTGCTAGAGAGCCAG AATCTAGGAGAGGAGAGTATTTGGCCAATGCTTGCTCAAGAAAGTTTGAAAGCTTTAGGAGGACTGGGTTTGCTTTCTCTTGGAGGAAAATTCCTTCTTAGGCGAGTTTTTGAG GTTGTTGCAGAAGCAAGGAGCTCTGAGGCTTTTGTTGCTCTCTGCTTATTAACAGTTGCTGGGACTTCACTTCTCACCCAGAAGTTGGGTTTTAGTGATACG CTTGGTGCATTTTTGGCTGGAGCATTGTTAGCCGAAACAAATTTTCGGACTCAGATTGAAGCTGATATAAGGCCGTTCAGAGGCTTGCTTCTTGGGTTATTTTTTGTTACCACAGGAACATCCATTGACATGCAG CTCCTTTTCCGAGAGTGGCCGAATGTACTTTCCCTCTTGGCAGGTCTGATTGTCATCAAGACATTGATCATAACAGCAATAGGTCCTCGTGTAGGACTTAGTATACAAGAAAGTGTAAGAATAGGATTGCTTCTATCTCAAGGAGGAGAATTTGGGTTTGTAGttttttctctagcaaacaG CCTTGGTGTGCTACCACTTGAGCTGAACAAGTTGCTCATCATTGTTGTTGTCTTGTCAATGGTATTAACGCCATTTCTTAATGAAGCTGGAAGACGGGCTGCTGAAATTATTGATCAGAACTTTGATGTGGAAGAT AGAGCTGATGAAATGGTGAACTTCGAGGCAAGTGAACCAGTTGTTATCCTTGGATTTGGACAAATGGGTCag GTTCTTGCCAATTTGTTGTCCACTCCATTGGCTTCTGGAGTAGATGGCGATGCTCTGGGATTGCCATATGTCGCTTTTGATCTAGATCCCTCTGTAGTGAAG GGATCCAGAAAACTTGGTTTTCCAGTTCTTTATGGGGATGGGTCACGTCCAGCTGTTTTGCAATCAGCTGGTATCTCTTCTCCAAAAGCTGTGATGGTCATGTATACTGGGAAGAAGAGGACAATTGAAGCTGTTCAAAGGCTTCGGCTTGCTTTTCCGGCA ATCCCAATTTATGCCAGAGCTCAGGACCTCATGCACCTCTTAGATCTGAAGAAAGCAGGTGCTACAGACGCTATTTTGGAAACTGCTGAG ACAAGTTTGCAGCTGGGCTCTAAGCTTTTGAAAGGGCTTGGTGTCATGTCTGACGATGTGACCTTTCTTAGTCGGCTTGTTCGTGACTCCATGGAATTACAAGCTCAAGAAGTTCTAAGCAAAAGTGGTGATCAAGAAACTGATATTATGAAGCCGCTGCAG TGTTTGTTTGTCAAGTTGAGAGTTGCTGATTTTGTTGGTGGCCCGGAATCCATTTCATCAACTTCATCAGCAAACAACGAGTCATCAGGGGCAAACCGGACAGATGAAAACCAGACAGAATTTTCTAATGTCATGAGATCTCCAGATGTAAATCAAGCAAAAAAATCATCTGAGCTTCAACAGTCTGAAAATTCTGAATATGATGGTGTTCTGTATTGCAAACTGGATAAAGGAAATGGCGTCTCTGACAACTCTAGAGATGCCGAGGTGGAGAAGATCATGATAGACACATCTATCCCTTATGCAAAAACCGAAGAATAG
- the LOC107426766 gene encoding K(+) efflux antiporter 3, chloroplastic isoform X2, with amino-acid sequence MGCSCFMSSCIMLDSAIYFRSSKGCKFVKHKGPFLACSPAISQVCRYPVNLTLSGNLQVQCLSCAISYKTSHNSFVSRCVFERNSLLTSSLYGWRGFSITNHRSARLASSKIHATLDVAPAVDVINDLGLDTLTLLGVTVLVVPAFKIIKASPILGFFFAGIVLNQFGLIRNLTDVKILSEWGILFLLFEMGLELSFARLKALAKFAFGMGLTQVILSTLAFTAFELPPNGAIGTRILTFLFHSRPDLVNIRSIDEAIVIGAALSLSSSAFVLQLLAEKGELPTRFGSATLGILLLQDIAVVPLLVILPVLESQNLGEESIWPMLAQESLKALGGLGLLSLGGKFLLRRVFEVVAEARSSEAFVALCLLTVAGTSLLTQKLGFSDTLGAFLAGALLAETNFRTQIEADIRPFRGLLLGLFFVTTGTSIDMQLLFREWPNVLSLLAGLIVIKTLIITAIGPRVGLSIQESVRIGLLLSQGGEFGFVVFSLANSLGVLPLELNKLLIIVVVLSMVLTPFLNEAGRRAAEIIDQNFDVEDRADEMVNFEASEPVVILGFGQMGQVLANLLSTPLASGVDGDALGLPYVAFDLDPSVVKGSRKLGFPVLYGDGSRPAVLQSAGISSPKAVMVMYTGKKRTIEAVQRLRLAFPAIPIYARAQDLMHLLDLKKAGATDAILETAETSLQLGSKLLKGLGVMSDDVTFLSRLVRDSMELQAQEVLSKSGDQETDIMKPLQLRVADFVGGPESISSTSSANNESSGANRTDENQTEFSNVMRSPDVNQAKKSSELQQSENSEYDGVLYCKLDKGNGVSDNSRDAEVEKIMIDTSIPYAKTEE; translated from the exons ATGGGGTGTTCTTGTTTCATGAGTTCTTGCATTATGTTGGATTCGGCAATTTATTTCCGAAGCTCTAAG GGATGTAAATTTGTCAAACACAAGGGCCCATTTTTGGCTTGCTCTCCTGCTATTTCACAAGTGTGTAGATATCCTGTTAATCTTACATTGTCTGGTAACCTGCAAGTGCAGTGTTTATCATGTGCCATTAGTTACAAGACAAGCCACAACTCTTTTGTTTCAAGATGTGTCTTTGAGAGAAACTCTTTGTTAACCTCCTCACTTTATGGTTGGAGAGGATTCTCCATCACTAATCATAGATCAGCCCGTTTGGCAAGCTCGAAAATACATGCTACACTTGATGTTGCCCCTGCTGTTGATGTCATCAATGATCTAGGACTGGATACTTTGACATTATTAGGTGTGACTGTCTTGGTTGTTCCTGCATTCAAGATCATTAAAGCTAGCCCT ATACTTGGTTTCTTCTTTGCTGGGATTGTGCTCAATCAATTTGGCTTGATTAGAAATCTTACAGATGTCAAAATTCTGTCTGAGTGGGGGATCCTTTTCTTG CTGTTTGAGATGGGTCTGGAGCTCTCATTTGCACGTCTAAAAGCTCTTGCAAAGTTTGCCTTTGGCATGGGATTGACTCAG GTCATCTTATCTACCCTTGCTTTCACAGCATTTGAACTTCCTCCTAATGGGGCTATTGGGACAAGAATTTTAACGTTCCTATTCCACTCAAGGCCCGATTTG GTCAACATCAGAAGCATTGATGAGGCTATTGTGATTGGTGCTGCTCTTTCTCTGTCTTCTTCAGCTTTTGTTCTACAG CTACTTGCAGAGAAAGGTGAGCTCCCAACAAGATTTGGCTCAGCAACTTTGGGGATTCTTCTCTTGCAG GACATAGCTGTTGTCCCTCTCTTGGTCATACTTCCAGTGCTAGAGAGCCAG AATCTAGGAGAGGAGAGTATTTGGCCAATGCTTGCTCAAGAAAGTTTGAAAGCTTTAGGAGGACTGGGTTTGCTTTCTCTTGGAGGAAAATTCCTTCTTAGGCGAGTTTTTGAG GTTGTTGCAGAAGCAAGGAGCTCTGAGGCTTTTGTTGCTCTCTGCTTATTAACAGTTGCTGGGACTTCACTTCTCACCCAGAAGTTGGGTTTTAGTGATACG CTTGGTGCATTTTTGGCTGGAGCATTGTTAGCCGAAACAAATTTTCGGACTCAGATTGAAGCTGATATAAGGCCGTTCAGAGGCTTGCTTCTTGGGTTATTTTTTGTTACCACAGGAACATCCATTGACATGCAG CTCCTTTTCCGAGAGTGGCCGAATGTACTTTCCCTCTTGGCAGGTCTGATTGTCATCAAGACATTGATCATAACAGCAATAGGTCCTCGTGTAGGACTTAGTATACAAGAAAGTGTAAGAATAGGATTGCTTCTATCTCAAGGAGGAGAATTTGGGTTTGTAGttttttctctagcaaacaG CCTTGGTGTGCTACCACTTGAGCTGAACAAGTTGCTCATCATTGTTGTTGTCTTGTCAATGGTATTAACGCCATTTCTTAATGAAGCTGGAAGACGGGCTGCTGAAATTATTGATCAGAACTTTGATGTGGAAGAT AGAGCTGATGAAATGGTGAACTTCGAGGCAAGTGAACCAGTTGTTATCCTTGGATTTGGACAAATGGGTCag GTTCTTGCCAATTTGTTGTCCACTCCATTGGCTTCTGGAGTAGATGGCGATGCTCTGGGATTGCCATATGTCGCTTTTGATCTAGATCCCTCTGTAGTGAAG GGATCCAGAAAACTTGGTTTTCCAGTTCTTTATGGGGATGGGTCACGTCCAGCTGTTTTGCAATCAGCTGGTATCTCTTCTCCAAAAGCTGTGATGGTCATGTATACTGGGAAGAAGAGGACAATTGAAGCTGTTCAAAGGCTTCGGCTTGCTTTTCCGGCA ATCCCAATTTATGCCAGAGCTCAGGACCTCATGCACCTCTTAGATCTGAAGAAAGCAGGTGCTACAGACGCTATTTTGGAAACTGCTGAG ACAAGTTTGCAGCTGGGCTCTAAGCTTTTGAAAGGGCTTGGTGTCATGTCTGACGATGTGACCTTTCTTAGTCGGCTTGTTCGTGACTCCATGGAATTACAAGCTCAAGAAGTTCTAAGCAAAAGTGGTGATCAAGAAACTGATATTATGAAGCCGCTGCAG TTGAGAGTTGCTGATTTTGTTGGTGGCCCGGAATCCATTTCATCAACTTCATCAGCAAACAACGAGTCATCAGGGGCAAACCGGACAGATGAAAACCAGACAGAATTTTCTAATGTCATGAGATCTCCAGATGTAAATCAAGCAAAAAAATCATCTGAGCTTCAACAGTCTGAAAATTCTGAATATGATGGTGTTCTGTATTGCAAACTGGATAAAGGAAATGGCGTCTCTGACAACTCTAGAGATGCCGAGGTGGAGAAGATCATGATAGACACATCTATCCCTTATGCAAAAACCGAAGAATAG